From a region of the Impatiens glandulifera chromosome 4, dImpGla2.1, whole genome shotgun sequence genome:
- the LOC124934513 gene encoding uncharacterized protein LOC124934513: MAQMHSPVSDGLEALAGAGWPRCTRRCRIAQKHSLMLDGPRTLTDALVNAKDDPNILVNVRCGPDALVNAKDDLDVLVNSRDGPDALVNSRDDLDTFVNARDGPDALVNAKDGPDILVNAKDGPHALVNAKDDPNTLVSVKCGPDALVNAKDDPDGLVNARDDSLVNARGSPDALVNASGGLDDLPPLSSRFRVVSKTT; this comes from the exons atggcccaaatgcactcgccggtgtcgGATGGCCTAGAAGCACTCGCCGGCGCCGGATGGCCCAGATGTACTCGCCGATGTCGGATAGCCCAGAAGCACTCGCTGATGCTAGATGGCCCAAGAACACTCACCG atgcattagtcaatgccaaagATGACCCAAAtatattagtcaatgtcagatgtggcccagatgcattagtcaatgccaaagATGACCTAGATGTATTAGTCAATTCTAGAGATGgtccagatgcattagtcaatagCAGAGATGACCTAGATACATTTGTCAATGCcagagatggcccagatgcattagtcaatgccaaagATGGCCCAGATATATTAGTCAATGCCAAAGATGGCCCacatgcattagtcaatgccaaagATGACCCAAATACATTAGTTAGTGTCAAAtgtggcccagatgcattagtcaatgccaaagATGACCCAGATGgattagtcaatgccagagatg attcattagtcaatgccagaggTAGCccggatgcattagtcaatgctagtgGTGGTCTAGATGATCTACCGCCTCTCTCTTCTAGGTTTAGAGTTGTCTCCAAGACAACTTAA
- the LOC124934514 gene encoding uncharacterized protein LOC124934514, with product MVNSSPANMVTLEQVRNEQRARGPATVLAIGTEVPSNFVDQNTFPDYYFRVTNNQHKTELKEKFQRICEKSTVKKRHLYLTEEILKEKPELCEHMAPSLDTRQDILVVETPKLGKEAALKAIEEWGQPKSKITHVVFASNGGVEMPGADYHLTKLLELNPSVKRTMIYMQGCFIGGTMIRLAKDFAENNKNARVLIICTAITAMNFRGPSEKHPEDLVSRALLGDGAGALIIGADPLPVEKPLFELVSAAQTILPESDGVIVGYLREVGLMLNLSKDVVKIISKNIEKALVEAFQPLGISDWNSIFWIAHPGGPAILDRIEAELGLKGKKLRASRQVLSDYGNLSGGSVFFIMDEMRRKSKEAGLKTTGEGLEWGVLFGFGPGITVETVVLRSVAIKHQFHNSNMVNSSPANMVTLEQVRNEQRARGPATVLAIGTEVPSNFVDQNTFPDYYFRVTNNQHKTELKEKFQRMCDKSMVKKRHLYLTEEILKEKPELCEHMAPSLDIRQEILVVETPKLGKEAALKAIEEWGQPKSKITHLVFASNGGFEMPGADYHLTKLLGLNPSVKRTMIYMQGCFVGGTAIRLAKDFAENNKNARVLIICTAITLMNFRGPSETHLDDLVGRSLLGDGAGALIIGADPLTVEKPLFELVSAAQTILPESDGVIVGYLREVGLMLNLSKDIVKIISKNIEKALVEAFQPLGISDWNSIFWIAHPGGPAILDRIEAELGLKEKKLRASRQVLSDYGNLSGGSVIFVMDEMRRKSKEEGLKTTGEGLEWGVLFGFGPGITVETLVLRSVAVAV from the exons ATGGTAAACAGCTCTCCAGCCAATATGGTAACTCTCGAGCAAGTCAGGAATGAACAACGTGCTAGGGGGCCTGCCACTGTGTTGGCCATCGGAACCGAGGTTCCTTCTAATTTCGTCGATCAGAACACTTTTCCGGATTATTATTTTCGTGTCACAAACAATCAACATAAGACTGAGTTGAAGGAGAAGTTCCAACGCATAT GCGAGAAGTCTACGGTAAAGAAGCGACACTTGTACTTAACCGAGGAGATTTTGAAAGAAAAGCCAGAATTATGCGAGCACATGGCGCCGTCATTGGATACCAGGCAAGACATTCTGGTGGTTGAGACACCGAAGCTGGGAAAAGAAGCAGCCTTGAAAGCTATCGAAGAATGGGGACAACCCAAATCAAAGATCACCCATGTAGTCTTCGCCTCAAATGGCGGCGTCGAAATGCCCGGGGCAGACTACCATCTGACCAAACTCCTCGAACTTAATCCTTCAGTTAAACGTACCATGATTTATATGCAAGGATGCTTCATCGGAGGAACAATGATCCGATTAGCCAAGGATTTCGCTGAGAACAACAAGAACGCGAGAGTTCTCATCATCTGCACAGCGATAACCGCGATGAATTTCCGCGGTCCAAGCGAGAAACATCCCGAAGACCTAGTCTCTCGAGCGCTGTTGGGCGACGGAGCAGGGGCCCTTATAATCGGAGCTGATCCTTTGCCGGTGGAGAAGCCGTTGTTCGAATTGGTGTCTGCGGCGCAAACGATTTTACCTGAAAGCGATGGGGTGATTGTGGGTTATCTGCGTGAAGTAGGGCTGATGTTAAATCTGAGTAAAGATGTTGTTAAGATTATATCTAAGAACATTGAGAAAGCCCTGGTAGAAGCATTTCAACCACTGGGGATTTCAGATTGGAATTCAATTTTCTGGATCGCTCATCCAGGTGGGCCGGCGATACTTGATCGAATAGAGGCGGAGTTGGGATTGAAAGGAAAGAAGCTTAGGGCGTCTAGGCAAGTGTTGAGCGATTATGGAAATTTGTCGGGCGGGAGTGTGTTTTTTATAATGGATGAGATGAGGAGGAAATCCAAGGAGGCAGGGTTGAAGACGACCGGAGAAGGGCTTGAGTGGGGAGTCCTGTTTGGGTTTGGGCCGGGGATTACGGTGGAGACGGTGGTTCTCCGTAGCGTCGCC ataaaacatcaaTTTCACAATTCAAATATGGTAAACAGCTCTCCAGCCAATATGGTAACTCTCGAGCAAGTCAGGAATGAACAACGTGCTAGGGGGCCTGCCACTGTGTTGGCCATCGGAACCGAGGTTCCTTCTAATTTCGTCGATCAGAACACTTTTCCGGATTATTATTTTCGTGTCACAAACAATCAACATAAGACCGAGTTGAAAGAGAAGTTCCAACGCATGT GCGACAAGTCAATGGTAAAGAAGCGGCACTTGTACTTAACCGAGGAGATTTTGAAAGAAAAGCCAGAATTATGCGAGCACATGGCGCCGTCATTGGATATAAGGCAAGAGATTCTGGTGGTTGAGACACCAAAGCTGGGAAAAGAAGCAGCCTTGAAAGCTATCGAAGAATGGGGACAACCCAAATCAAAGATCACCCATCTGGTCTTCGCATCAAATGGCGGATTCGAAATGCCCGGAGCAGACTACCATCTGACCAAACTCCTCGGACTTAATCCTTCAGTTAAACGTACCATGATTTATATGCAAGGATGCTTTGTCGGAGGAACAGCGATCCGATTAGCCAAGGATTTCGCTGAGAACAACAAGAACGCGAGAGTTCTCATCATCTGCACAGCGATAACCTTGATGAATTTCCGCGGTCCAAGCGAGACTCATCTGGACGACCTAGTCGGTCGATCGTTGTTGGGCGACGGAGCAGGCGCCCTTATAATCGGAGCTGATCCTTTGACGGTTGAGAAGCCGTTGTTCGAATTGGTGTCTGCGGCGCAAACGATTTTACCTGAAAGCGATGGGGTGATTGTGGGTTATCTGCGTGAAGTAGGGCTGATGCTTAATCTGAGTAAAGATATTGTTAAGATTATATCTAAGAACATTGAGAAGGCCTTAGTGGAAGCATTTCAACCATTGGGGATTTCAGATTGGAATTCGATTTTCTGGATCGCTCATCCAGGTGGGCCGGCGATACTTGATCGAATAGAGGCGGAGTTGGGATTGAAAGAAAAGAAGCTTAGGGCGTCTAGGCAAGTGTTGAGCGATTATGGAAATTTGTCCGGCGGGAGTGTGATTTTTGTAATGGATGAGATGAGGAGGAAATCCAAGGAGGAAGGGTTGAAGACCACCGGAGAAGGGCTTGAGTGGGGAGTCCTGTTTGGGTTTGGGCCGGGAATTACGGTGGAGACGCTGGTTCTCCGTAGCGTCGCCGTCGCAGTTTGA